The segment gacttttcgctcgtcgcgacatctataaattccgctacttgacgctagatggcGACAACGAAATAtctcgcgttttggtaagaaaactgatgactgactttttctttacttatatttctctataacGAGCCGTAGGTTTTAGTGCTACAAAACGATTATGaaagaaatattaaatttactCTCAACTACCAGAGCTAAGGTAATAGATTATTCTTTTCtcctaaaaaaatgtttcagtgAAATGATCTCTCTATTCTAATTCTTCTATTTCTCCTAAATGAAATTTCAGTGAAATGATCTCTCGTTTTAATCTCCTGTTTGAATCACGTAACTTTcgcaatttaacatttttttcatttacgaTGCTCTTAAGTTCCATGATTCTTCGACAAAGTTGTTTGTTGACAGTAGTATCATAAGCAGATGGTGTGTCAGGGTCCCGGATTTGGGATAGTTTTCGCTTCCTGGTAGCTGTTTCTGACACAGTATTTTGCTGTTGAGATGTTATTATCAACACTGATTCCTGCAAAGTAGAGCCATGATCCTGAAAATACAACATACAATGATGACtatacttaattaatacttCCTTTTTAGAAATTTTGGTAGTAATATTATAATCGAACCTCTTTTTTGATGATAACTGATGTGCCTTCATCATGGACATCACAGACACAGTCAATGCTTAGCGGTATTTTAACTGCTACTGCCGAGTTGTTATGTTGCTGAGTTATATCGTCAATCTGAAATATTATTtctatgtaaaatttgtaatattttacccATAAAAAGAACAATAATTCAAAATTCGAACCACTGTGTTACTGGTAGATGGAACTTCATTAACATCAAGTCGCTGTGGTACTTTTTCCTCAATGGTATGGTCCATGTTCATTCGTGTCGGAAGTGGAGCCtgcaaatatttgataaaataatttttaatatgaaggctttaaataggtacatataagtttttgtcatttaaaatgatgaaattacctaaataattcTCGTCAAAAcgataagaagttttttttaaataaacataagtaAATACAGTTAAAGTACCTAGATAATCAATTACATGTTGaattatacttaattaatacttCCTCTTTAGAAATTTTAGTAGTAATATTATAATCGAACCTCTTTTTTAGATGTGCCTTCATCATGGATATCACAGACACATATAATGTTAAGCGGTATTTTAACTGCTACTGCCGAGTTGTTATGTTGCTGAGTTATATCGTCAATCTGAAATATTATTtctatgtaaaatttgtaatattttatccATAAAAAGAACAATAATTCAAAATTCGAACCACTGTGTTACCGGTAGATGGAACTTCATCAACATCAAGTCGCTGTGGTACTTTTCCCTCAATGGTATGGTCCATGTTCATTCGTGTCGGAAGTGGAGCCtgcaaatatttgataaaatagtttttaatatgAAGgctttaagtaggtacatagaaGTTTTTGTCTTGTTGAATGTAATTTAAAATGatgaaattacttaaataattctCGTAAAAacgataagttttttttaataaacataaataagtacAGTTAAAGTACTTAGATAATCAATTACATGTTGAATCAGCTTACCAAAACCGGTAAATATAGAGTTGGTACTGCAGAACTCATTAATCGTCTCCGCTGGCTCGTTACTTGGTGGAAATTATCTGCAGTGAAGTGCCTTGAGCAAATGACACTAGTATTACATGGGAACCATAACTCTCCACGGTACGTGGCATCAATCCATTTTGATTTAATTGCAGGATTTTTTGGAAATCTGAAAGACCATCAAATTATTTTACCTGACCCCAAATAATGTGTGGCATTATTtgcaataacaaaaaaaatatcttcgAAGTTCATCATCTTATGACCCGAGACCTAGAGGATTCTAAAAACCCCACATAACATATGCCTATCACAAACCAACACTGAGACCCCTTGCACGTCTTCGAAGTTCATCATCAGGTCCATCTCGAGACCTGAGACCTAACTGCTCACCTAGAGGATTCTAAAAAACCCACACAACATATGCCTATCACAAACCAATACCGAGTACCCTCGCAGTCTCGCACATCTTCGAAGTTCATCATCAGTTACATCTTGTTCccgttttttgggttccgtaccaaaaaggtacaaaaggaacccttactttattttatttctcattTTCTATACCTACCTCAATAATGATCATTAATCATTCTActaactaaaaactaaactacgtatccctacctagtacctactaaGATAAACTaccaactaaataaaactaaagattaattggggcattttctatgaaaagggaccttattgtcgacggcgcttacgccgcacagcgtcgcgcggcattgtatttatatcggagcatcgttaatatctccggtgttgcaggcgtccataggctacggtaactgcttaccatcaggcgggccgtatgcttgattgccaccgacgtggtataaaaaaaaatggcgtaagcgccatcgacaaaggtccctttttatagaaaataccacaattattcttataaaaaataaaaagaatcacagttttcttttacatttttaaaatggtACTATAGGGTACGA is part of the Cydia strobilella chromosome 17, ilCydStro3.1, whole genome shotgun sequence genome and harbors:
- the LOC134749062 gene encoding THAP domain-containing protein 1 B-like, producing the protein MVYCSVKWCGKSSKTSKYKTDGITFHRFPKNPAIKSKWIDATYRGELWFPCNTSVICSRHFTADNFHQVTSQRRRLMSSAVPTLYLPVLIDDITQQHNNSAVAVKIPLNIICVCDIHDEGTSKKEDHGSTLQESVLIITSQQQNTVSETATRKRKLSQIRDPDTPSAYDTTVNKQLCRRIMELKSIVNEKNVKLRKLRDSNRRLKREIISLKFHLGEIEELE